The Bdellovibrio sp. GT3 genome contains the following window.
ACGAACTTCGTGGATAGCGTGGATCTTACCTCCATAGAACAGAATACGCTCAGAAAGAGTGGTTTTTCCCGAGTCGATGTGAGCCGAGATACCGATGTTTCTGACCATATCAATATTCCATTTTTTGGACATAATATTACCCTTCTTATTGGTCGTTTAAGTCTTTGTTACTAATTTGAAAGTACTCGAATTATCATCAATTACATATAGATGCAAAATAAGATTCGCATGCCGGGCCCAGCCTATAGATATGACACAATGCATTCCCAAAAGGTACGGCGTACCTCTGCGGGCTGGGTTAGCGTAAGCTTGGTGGCATGATGGACCTCCACGATCTCCTGAAAAGGAATTTTGAGTTTAGCGCTTTTCGGGGCGAACAAGAAGCAATTTTGCGTAAAGTATGGGCAGATGAAAACCTGCTCGCATTAATGCCTACAGGAATGGGAAAATCCCTGTGTTTTCAATTCCCCGCAAAGATCCGAGACGGCCTCGTTATTGTCATATCTCCGCTGATTGCCCTGATGCAGGATCAGGTTCTGAAGGCCAAAGATCTGGATATTCCGGCTACTTGCCTGAACTCCGCTTTAACGCGAGATGAGCGTGAGTCTCGCCAGGAGCGACTGGCCAAAGGGGATTTCAAACTTTTATATGTGACGCCGGAGCGTTTTCGCAAACCGGAATTCCTAAAAGCCATCGAAGGCCGCAAAATTCAACTTCTGGCGGTGGACGAAGCTCATTGTATTTCCCAATGGGGACATGATTTCCGCCCTGATTATTCCCGGGTGGGGGAGTTCCGCGCACTTTTGGGCAATCCGCCAACGATTGCCCTGACCGCAACCGCGACACCGGAAGTTCAAAAAGACATTTTATCAAAACTCAACATTCCTGATGCCGAAATCATTTCGGCCGGGATTGAACGACCGAATCTGGCTTTGCGCGTGCATGATCTTTACGGCATCGACGATAAGATTCGCGCGATCATCGGACTTCGTTATCAGCAGCCGGGATCAGCGATTGTATACTGTTCGCTGATTCAAACTTTGCGCAAAATTTCTTCGGAATTAAGTCGTGCTGGCGTCAATCATCTGGTTTATCACGGTGACCTTTCGCCCCAGGATCGTAAGCGCAATCAAAAAGCGTTTATCAATGAAGAAGCACCGTTGATGCTGGCGACACCGGCATTTGGTTTGGGGATTGATAAGCCGAATGTGCGTTTGTTAGTGCACGCGGAAATCCCAAGTGCTTTGGAAAGTTACTTCCAGGAGGTCGGTCGCGCGGGTCGTGATGGCGTCGAGTCGTTCTGTCATCTTTTATATGATCAGGATGATGTCAGTATCCAGATGGAATTCCTAAAATGGTCCCATCCGGAACCTGAGTTCATCGCCAAAGTTTACGACTTGATCGAACAAAATCGACTGCGCGTGAATCAGGAAAAATTTGATTTCTTACGAGAGCAAATGAACTTCCGCAATCGCCGCGATTTCCGTCCCGAAGCCTCTGTCAGTATTTTAGAGCGCTGGGGCTGCTTGCAAAAATCCGACGATCCATTTCCGTATGCCTGCGTGCAAGCACCAACGGCAGAGCAGTTCGCTGCTGAAAATGGCCCGGTGATTTTGAAAGCCCAAAATTCAAAATTGCTCGAGATGGTTCGCTGGGCCACTCAAGATAAAGAATGCCGCATGAATTACATCTATCATTACTTCGGGCACAAGCACGAAACTCCGTGTGGGAAGTGTGATATCTGTGTTGATAGTCAAAAGCAGCTCCGTCAACTTTGAGATAAGCTTTGATGTCGGATAATCTTTTTCTCTTGTATGGTCTTTCAAGGAGGAAGTAATGACGTTATCACTTTCAATTCAACTCGTTGCTGCGTTGCTGACTTTGGCATCAGTGACTGCATTTGGAAACACCAAATTACCTCTGGATAAACTAAAAATGCCGCCGGGGTTTGAGATTTCGGTGTGGGCGACGGTGCCTAATGCGCGGTCGATTGCGCAGGCTCCGGGTGGGCGGTTTTTTGTTGGGAATCGTGGCGAAGACAATGTCTACCTGGTTCAAAATGGCAAAGCCCAGGTGTTCGCTGAAAAGCTCAGTGTGCCGAATGGCGTGGCCTTCAAAGATGGAAAACTGTATGTGGCGCAGGTTTCGGAAATTCTGGAATTCAATGTTCCCGAAAAAGTCACAACACCACAAAAACCCGTCAGAACATTGACACAAAAATTTCCCACTGACGCCAGTCACGGTTGGAAGTTCATTCGCTTCGGTCCCGATGGAAAGCTGTATGTCCCGGTCGGGGCTCCTTGTAATATCTGTGATTTGGGCACCGAGTACGGGCGCATCTATCGCATCGATGTGAATGGCTCATCCAAGGAAGTCGTGGCCGAAGGTGTGCGCAACACGGTGGGCTTTGATTGGGATCCGGTCAGCAAAGATCTGTGGTTTACAGATAACGGTCGTGATTGGATGGGGGATGATTCGCCTCCAGACGAAATCAATCATCTGACCAAAGTGGGTGAGCATTTTGGCTTTCCGTACTGCCATGGCAAAAATATTCTGGATAAAGAATTCGGCAAGGGTAAAGACTGCAAGAACTATAAAGCCCCCGAGGCCGAGTTAAGAGCCCATGTAGCAGCGTTGGGAATGCGTTTTTATAACGGGAAAATGTTTCCTTCCGAGTACCAAGGCGGTATCATTTATGCTGAGCATGGCTCGTGGAATCGCAGTGCCCCCCAAGGTTATATGGTGGGATTTGCTTTCATCAAAGACGGCAAAATCACGACGGTAAAACCCTTGGTTGAGGGCTGGTTGCAAGTCGGCGATGCTTGGGGACGCCCGGTGGATGTCGAAGTGATGGAAGACGGTTCCGTCCTGATTTCTGACGACAAGGCCGGAGTCATTTATCGTCTTAGTTACAAGGCGCCAAAAGGAAAGTAAGTTTGTTGAAGTATCATTCCTCTGTTGATTTTCCAGATCCCCGCGACACGATGGCCGAAGGTATATTGGCCGTCGGGGGGACCTTGGATGTGGGGACGTTGTATACCGCTTACTCCAAAGGGATCTTCCCTTGGCCCCAGGTGGGCTTTCCGATGTTGTGGTTTTCCCCTGAAAAGCGGGGAGTTTTGTTTTTTGATGAGTTTCGTGCTCCGGAAAGTCTGCAAAGATTTCGTCGCAAAAATCCACAAATTACGTTTACAGCTAACAAAGACTTCGATCACGTGATGGACGAGTGTGCCCGGCAAATGCGTCCCGGTCAGGATGGCACATGGATCCTGCCGGTCATGAAGCGTGCTTATCACGAATTCAACAAAGCCGGCTTTTGTCTGTCCATCGAGGTTCGTGAAAATAATGTTCTTATCGGTGGCATCTACGGAGTGCTGGTCGAAGGTGTTTTCAGTGGTGAAAGCATGTTTTATCGTAAGCCCAACGCCTCAAAGCTCGCTCTGTGGTATTTGGTGGAGTATTTGGGCGCACAGGGCCACGGTTGGATTGATGTACAGATGGTTACGCCCGTCGTCGCGCAAATGGGCGGCCGATTGATTGATCGTGAGGAATACCTGCAAATGCTTGAAGAACGCCATGCCCAATCGGCGGTTGTGCCCTGATTTTGGAACCTGTCCTTGCGGTCCTGCTGCCTATGCATTAAGTTAGCCCCATGCCATTACTAAGTACTTATAAGCTTGAAAAGTCATTTGCGGGAAAAACTCTGTTTAAAAACGTCAGTCTGGGGATTGATGAAGGCGACCGCGTGGGTCTGGTGGGACCAAATGGTGCCGGTAAATCGACTCTGCTAAAAATTATCTCTGGTCGTATGAAGCCCGATGGTGGCGAAGTGACCATGAACAAAGGTTTGAAAATTGGTTTTTTAGATCAGACTCCGTTGTTTGAACCCGGCGTGAATATCCTGGATGCGATCATGGGCGATGCTGACTATAACGAACATATCGGACCGGCTTATGAGTGGCTGGCTCGGTTGGAGCTTTCCCAATTTGGAGAATCTTTCCTGGTGGAGGATCTTTCCGGTGGCTGGAGAAAGCGTGTGGCCCTGGCTCGTGAGTTGGTGCGTTCGCCGCAGTTGTTGTTGCTGGATGAGCCGACGAATCACTTGGATGTGACCAGCATCATGTGGCTCGAGGAGTTTTTGGCCAAAGCACAGTTTGCGACTTTGATCATAACGCATGACCGCTTGTTCTTGCAGCGTGTGACCAATAAAATTTTCGATCTGGATCCAAAAAATCCCAATTACTTGTTCGCGATTCCCGGAGACTACTCCAATTACGTGGAGGCCAAGGAATTGATGATGGCTGGACAAGAGGCCAAAGAGCTGACCATGAAGAACACGCTTCGTCGCGAGACCGAGTGGCTTCGTCGTGGTGCAAAAGCTCGTCAGACAAAACAAAAGGCCCGCATCGAGCGCGCGGGGGATTTGAAAAGTGACGTGCAGGATTTGTCGGCAAAAAATGCCAATCGCACGGTTAAAATTGAATTCAAAGATACCGAACGCAATCCACAAAAATTGATGGAACTTATTCACGTGACAAAAGCCTACGATGGTCGCGTGCTGTTTAAGGATTTTTCTTATTTGGTGACGCCAAAAACGCGCATGGCTTTGTTGGGTGATAACGGTTCCGGTAAATCCACTTTGATTCGCATTTTACTGGGCGAAGAAAAGCCGGACATGGGCGAAGTAAAACAATCAGAGCGTCTGAAAGTTGCTTACTTTGAACAAAACCGTCAGACCATCAATCCTAAAGTTTCAGTTCTAAAAAATATTTGCCCGGATGGCGACTACGTTCACTATCAAGGCAGTTACGTGTTTGCGCGCAGTTATCTGGAGCGCTTTCAGTTCAACCGTCAGCAAATGGATATGCCGGCTGAAAAACTTTCCGGTGGGGAGCAAGCGCGGTTGCGTATTGCCCAACTGATGCTGAATGAAGCCCAAGTTCTGGTACTGGATGAGCCCACCAATGACCTGGACGTACAGACGCTGGCGGTGTTGGAAGAATCCCTGCGCGACTTCGGTGGTGCGGTGATTTTAGTAACCCATGACCGTTACTTCATGGACCAAGTTGCGAAAGAAATTATCGCGATTCATAAAGACCCTGAAGGCAACACTTCCATGGAGCGTTTTGCCGGCTTCCTTCAATGGGAAGAATGGTACGAGGATCAAAAGGAACTTGAGGCCGCGAAGAAGAACGAAGAAAAGCAGGAGGCCAAAGCGGCCGCCGGTGGTAAAGCCAAAAAGTTAAGTTTTAAAGAAAAGTTCGAGCTGGAAAATATGGAAGCAAATATTGCAGTGTTGGAGGAAAAGCTTCAGGCTGCGCAAACACAAAGTATGCTTCCAGACTTTGCCAGCAACCCTAAAAAGATCCAAGAGTTATATAATGAAATTGCGAGCACTCAGGCCGAGATCGAGCGTCTATATGCCCGCTGGAGTGAATTGGAAGGTAAGTCCTAAAAAATCGGAGTCATATCCATGCAAACTGATTCTATTGCTCTGACCCAGACAGTACAAAAAGGTGGATGCGCAGCCAAAGTTGCCGCATCCGAACTTCGTAAAATCCTTCAAAAAGTAACATTTCCAAAATCACACGCTGCCTTGATGGTGGACGGTGGATTGTTTGACGATGCTGCCATCTATAAAGTCACCGATGAAATTGCCATGGTGCAGACATTGGATTTCTTTACTCCGATTGTCGACACGCCCAAATTGTTTGGACGAATTGCCGCCGCCAATGCACTGAGCGACGTATATGCGATGGGTGGCTTGCCTAAGACGGCCATGGGGATACTGGCATTTCCTGTTGCGACGATGCCTGATTCGGTCATTGTTGAAGTCATGCAGGGCGCCAGTGATGTAATCGCTGAAGCCGGTGCCAATTTTGTGGGTGGACATTCCATTGATGATGACACTTTGAAATTTGGTTTGTCAGTGACGGGCTTTGTGAATCCCCAAAAAGTTTGGTCCAATGATAAAGCGAAACCGGGGGACGCGCTTATCCTGACGAAGGCTCTGGGCACCGGCACGATGACTGCCGCATTGAAGCGTCGGGAAGCCACTGAAGGCGATATTTCCGAAGCCACAGCCAGCATGGGGACTTTAAATAATATTCTGGATTATTTAAGCGAAAACTCAAAAAATGCCATTAATGCCGCGACCGATATCACGGGATTTGCTTTTTCAGGACACAGCATGCAGTTGGCCAAGGCCAGTGAAGTCAGCTTGAAGGTCAACTTCGACAGGCTACCGATATTCAATAATGTCATGGCTTTTTTAGAAAAAGGTTTTTTGACGAAAGCTCATCGCACGAATGCGCAATACACCGAAAATGACGTCAACTTCGGCGCATTGTCTTCATTGCAAAAAACCGTATTGCACGACCCACAGACCAGCGGGGGGTTGTTGTTGTCAGTGCATCCTGATCAGGCAGAGGCTTTGATTGGCGAAATTAAATCCAAATTTGTCCATGCCAGTATCATCGGAGAAGTCGCGGCACCTTCTGCCGCAAGAGTTTCATTTGTCTAGGATTGCGACGTCAGAACTTAGGAAATTGTTTCTTGATAAGACACCATTGGTGGATGTCAGAGCTCCCGTGGAGTTTTCTGAAGGATCATTGCCCGGCGCCGTGAACCTGCCGATTATGGATGATGTTCAACGGGCCGCCGTCGGTACCACATATAAACGGGAAGGTCGGGAAGCAGCATTAGCTTTGGGACATCAGTTGGTATCTGGCGAAGTAAAAGAATCCCGTCTTCAACGTTGGGCCGCCTTTATTCGTGAAAACCCGGATACCGTGTTGTTCTGCTTTCGCGGGGGTCTAAGATCAAGGATTACGCAGACCTGGCTATCAGAAATGGGTGTCAATCGGCCTCTTATTGAAGGCGGTTACAAGGTCGCCCGGCAATTTCTTCGCGAGGCGGTGGACCAGAGCTCGCAAAAGCCTTTGTTAATTCTTTCTGGTCCTACTGGCAGCGCAAAAACAAAAGTTCTGAATCAGGCGAAAAGCTTTTATCCGTCGATTGATATGGAATCATTGGCCCATCATCGTGGATCTGCGTTTGGCGCGACGGCCAGCCCGCAGCCCACACAGATTGATTTTGAAAATTCGCTAGCCGTTGATTTCTTAAGACTGACATCCGTGGCATCAACCACCGGAATATTGCTTGAAGACGAAAGCCGTCTGATTGGTCGTTGTGCAGTTCCAGAGAATTTATTTAACCAGATGCGGGCGTCTGCTTTGGTCTATCTGGAAGAGCCGTTTGAACAACGGGTGGAGAACATATTCAATGACTATGTTGCTGGCACTGCCATTGGCAAGCGGGACGTGGAAGCTGCGCTAGGTGAATTTACAAAGTTTAAAAACGCTGTGAAGACAATATCCCGCAAACTGGGTGGACTTAGAGCCCAGGAAATACTGAATGATCTTGAGTTCTGTGAGCAAGACTATCTAAAACACCAAAAGTTGGATCAGAATCGTGTCTGGATTGAAAAACTCTTGCGATACTATTACGACCCGGCTTATTCGCAAAGCTTTGCCAAACGAAACCCTAAGGTATTAATGCGAGGACGAGGCGAAGCGGTCCTAAGCTACATCCAGAATCTTAAATAAAAAACCCAGCTTCTTTCGAGAGCTGGGTTTTTGTTTTGTAGGCTTTTAACGGGGACTAAACTAGCGAGATACGTTTGCGCACTTCGCTGGGTAGTTTTGACCCTTTTTGAAGTACATTTGACCTTCGATGCCGCCTTTAGCGTTCATGAAGTCAGCAGTGTATTCGCCGTTCGTCAAAGTACCTTTGAATACTGTGGAGTATCCGTTGTTTTGCGCAGGATACGTACCAGTCAGGCTCAAAGTCGCTGGAATGAAATCACTGCGGTAGATACCGGACAAGTCCGCTTTCAAGAAATCATTCTTGTCGTAGTTTCTTGTGAAAGAGCCCACCAATGTTGGGATTGTCGTGTTGTCAGCCGGGTTGCTACCCACTTTTTGTTCAAAGATGGAAAGTTTGATTTTCCCTTTGTAGCTTGGGATGCGCTGAGAAACTTCTTTAGTTGAAATCACGCAACCATAGTAAGTTCCAGAAATCGCTGTGTACTGTTCGCGCAGGCGATTGTAGTACTGCTCATCAGAACCGTTGCCTTCATTTGAAGATCCACCAATTGTGAACTTCAAAGAGATTTGGCCGATGATACCAGTGCGGGATTTAACCGTACCAGTGATGACACCGTTTTTGATAGTCCCGATGATGGATTGAACGTCATCGTTGGTGATTGCTTTGGTATTCAGAATGTTCAAAGTTCCAGTTTCTGGAACGTAGGCAACATCAAGATCAGTCAACGGAGCAGAAGCCGGGGATACACGAGTGTAAGCCGCTTTTTGCATGTGCTGGATTTTTGCAGAACCGTCAGTGTTTGTGCCGGTGTTGATGTTCAAAAGCAGCAAAGAAATCTGAACGATTTCTGTCGCGCCATTTTCACGGATCATATTGCCTTGGTAGGAACCTTCCACTTTACGGAAGTTTTCAGCTGCACGAATATTGTCTTCGTTCAATTTCTTGTTGAAATTGTCAGAGCCGTTGTTGTCGTTGTTAAATGCGCAAGCAGCAAGTGTAAGTACGCTTAGTGCTACGATAAGTTTTTTCAACATAAATTCCCCTGCCTATTTTTTTTCTTCTGACGTTTTTTCGTCAGGAATAAGTTCGTCTCTAGATGCAGCCCATTGGTTCAGCGCGATGTGGTAGCTTCCTACCGCCGTGATGTATTTGATTTGCGCAGTGAACTGGTTGTTAAGGGCCTGGATCAAGTTATTAATATCGGTTCTACCTTGAGAGTAGGAGCGGGTTAATTCGCTCACTGCTTTCTCACTGTAGTTTTTTTGCTTCTCAGCACTTTGCGCGATGGTGTACGCCGCTTGTGCCCGGCGCTCTGCCTGAATGTTCGTGTCGACAACTTCCATTTGTTGGCGTTGCAAACGCGTTTGTTGCA
Protein-coding sequences here:
- a CDS encoding RecQ family ATP-dependent DNA helicase — its product is MDLHDLLKRNFEFSAFRGEQEAILRKVWADENLLALMPTGMGKSLCFQFPAKIRDGLVIVISPLIALMQDQVLKAKDLDIPATCLNSALTRDERESRQERLAKGDFKLLYVTPERFRKPEFLKAIEGRKIQLLAVDEAHCISQWGHDFRPDYSRVGEFRALLGNPPTIALTATATPEVQKDILSKLNIPDAEIISAGIERPNLALRVHDLYGIDDKIRAIIGLRYQQPGSAIVYCSLIQTLRKISSELSRAGVNHLVYHGDLSPQDRKRNQKAFINEEAPLMLATPAFGLGIDKPNVRLLVHAEIPSALESYFQEVGRAGRDGVESFCHLLYDQDDVSIQMEFLKWSHPEPEFIAKVYDLIEQNRLRVNQEKFDFLREQMNFRNRRDFRPEASVSILERWGCLQKSDDPFPYACVQAPTAEQFAAENGPVILKAQNSKLLEMVRWATQDKECRMNYIYHYFGHKHETPCGKCDICVDSQKQLRQL
- a CDS encoding PQQ-dependent sugar dehydrogenase; the encoded protein is MTLSLSIQLVAALLTLASVTAFGNTKLPLDKLKMPPGFEISVWATVPNARSIAQAPGGRFFVGNRGEDNVYLVQNGKAQVFAEKLSVPNGVAFKDGKLYVAQVSEILEFNVPEKVTTPQKPVRTLTQKFPTDASHGWKFIRFGPDGKLYVPVGAPCNICDLGTEYGRIYRIDVNGSSKEVVAEGVRNTVGFDWDPVSKDLWFTDNGRDWMGDDSPPDEINHLTKVGEHFGFPYCHGKNILDKEFGKGKDCKNYKAPEAELRAHVAALGMRFYNGKMFPSEYQGGIIYAEHGSWNRSAPQGYMVGFAFIKDGKITTVKPLVEGWLQVGDAWGRPVDVEVMEDGSVLISDDKAGVIYRLSYKAPKGK
- the aat gene encoding leucyl/phenylalanyl-tRNA--protein transferase, which produces MLKYHSSVDFPDPRDTMAEGILAVGGTLDVGTLYTAYSKGIFPWPQVGFPMLWFSPEKRGVLFFDEFRAPESLQRFRRKNPQITFTANKDFDHVMDECARQMRPGQDGTWILPVMKRAYHEFNKAGFCLSIEVRENNVLIGGIYGVLVEGVFSGESMFYRKPNASKLALWYLVEYLGAQGHGWIDVQMVTPVVAQMGGRLIDREEYLQMLEERHAQSAVVP
- the abc-f gene encoding ribosomal protection-like ABC-F family protein yields the protein MPLLSTYKLEKSFAGKTLFKNVSLGIDEGDRVGLVGPNGAGKSTLLKIISGRMKPDGGEVTMNKGLKIGFLDQTPLFEPGVNILDAIMGDADYNEHIGPAYEWLARLELSQFGESFLVEDLSGGWRKRVALARELVRSPQLLLLDEPTNHLDVTSIMWLEEFLAKAQFATLIITHDRLFLQRVTNKIFDLDPKNPNYLFAIPGDYSNYVEAKELMMAGQEAKELTMKNTLRRETEWLRRGAKARQTKQKARIERAGDLKSDVQDLSAKNANRTVKIEFKDTERNPQKLMELIHVTKAYDGRVLFKDFSYLVTPKTRMALLGDNGSGKSTLIRILLGEEKPDMGEVKQSERLKVAYFEQNRQTINPKVSVLKNICPDGDYVHYQGSYVFARSYLERFQFNRQQMDMPAEKLSGGEQARLRIAQLMLNEAQVLVLDEPTNDLDVQTLAVLEESLRDFGGAVILVTHDRYFMDQVAKEIIAIHKDPEGNTSMERFAGFLQWEEWYEDQKELEAAKKNEEKQEAKAAAGGKAKKLSFKEKFELENMEANIAVLEEKLQAAQTQSMLPDFASNPKKIQELYNEIASTQAEIERLYARWSELEGKS
- the selD gene encoding selenide, water dikinase SelD; this encodes MQTDSIALTQTVQKGGCAAKVAASELRKILQKVTFPKSHAALMVDGGLFDDAAIYKVTDEIAMVQTLDFFTPIVDTPKLFGRIAAANALSDVYAMGGLPKTAMGILAFPVATMPDSVIVEVMQGASDVIAEAGANFVGGHSIDDDTLKFGLSVTGFVNPQKVWSNDKAKPGDALILTKALGTGTMTAALKRREATEGDISEATASMGTLNNILDYLSENSKNAINAATDITGFAFSGHSMQLAKASEVSLKVNFDRLPIFNNVMAFLEKGFLTKAHRTNAQYTENDVNFGALSSLQKTVLHDPQTSGGLLLSVHPDQAEALIGEIKSKFVHASIIGEVAAPSAARVSFV
- the mnmH gene encoding tRNA 2-selenouridine(34) synthase MnmH: MPVSSEKSRHLLPQEFHLSRIATSELRKLFLDKTPLVDVRAPVEFSEGSLPGAVNLPIMDDVQRAAVGTTYKREGREAALALGHQLVSGEVKESRLQRWAAFIRENPDTVLFCFRGGLRSRITQTWLSEMGVNRPLIEGGYKVARQFLREAVDQSSQKPLLILSGPTGSAKTKVLNQAKSFYPSIDMESLAHHRGSAFGATASPQPTQIDFENSLAVDFLRLTSVASTTGILLEDESRLIGRCAVPENLFNQMRASALVYLEEPFEQRVENIFNDYVAGTAIGKRDVEAALGEFTKFKNAVKTISRKLGGLRAQEILNDLEFCEQDYLKHQKLDQNRVWIEKLLRYYYDPAYSQSFAKRNPKVLMRGRGEAVLSYIQNLK